One stretch of Armigeres subalbatus isolate Guangzhou_Male chromosome 2, GZ_Asu_2, whole genome shotgun sequence DNA includes these proteins:
- the LOC134213192 gene encoding uncharacterized protein LOC134213192: MWLNLVIVGFLLNVVRLVNSCPTDVCVCKWKGGKQTVECGGQQLPRIPEEMDPGTQVLNFSGNALTVLQNERFKKLDLINLQKIYLSRNQLMRIHEKAFKGLTNLVELDLSENSLTAVPTETFSDYPALMRLTLSGNPIRTLQTNAFKHLSYLTTLELSNCQIDLIEDEAFIGMDNLEWLRLDGNRITTIQGNHVLPENLHGINLQANRWQCDCRLLDIHTWLNSFNVPQRQEEPKCSGPLRLAGQIIKTIQPEDLACLPIITPDSLYREISEGRNMSLTCKISAVPEASVSWWFQGQLLQNDSLLANNLHLYHYSEDFGDEKRSELLIYNISPEDNGTFSCIAENSAGRVQANYTLHVIVKEEPVVEEVSFSQEHFLIIVAASAATGFLLFLTLCIIICKCSKRSSKRISNTKSRGKSGSDTIPNSQKCASITNDIGESLTCAKINGTVAISESNPQDVVLYLNTGANLEKAGLGSLQLGGQAQFCSPPSARSYQDQNPDLINDAESGNKIRARPDAIDSDVGEKDSDEQSSVQDASSEASFQQSYFQTPMGIRPVAPRISALSTLPRGINKDMYQHQVDIHLSPGCFLDQNGYPVDLNVVAQGGPTVNYYRTLPHNRGQKGQQNKVRYSNDAEFITRTSQTYQLYGVPPDVRYTAEGYPQQPGVDASGTSQFPSPPEGYKGEPLTVQGVQALPYMNPPAAFCVGPSTPQQWPTFLPGYHPHQLIPIAGQAGADFNRYLPPAGIGGAPGSSSPSPALPPVLKKCVGAQTGDMTLDKDTIPEQREEEEEAEHENGSKLRHLTGPLADSPDEGYVGEGHESTDI; this comes from the coding sequence ATGTGGCTTAATCTAGTGATTGTGGGCTTTCTTTTGAACGTTGTACGCCTGGTTAACAGCTGTCCTACGGATGTTTGTGTGTGCAAGTGGAAAGGTGGTAAACAGACAGTCGAGTGCGGAGGGCAACAACTCCCCAGAATACCGGAAGAAATGGACCCTGGAACGCAGGTtttgaatttctccggaaacgCACTAACCGTGCTGCAAAATGAACGATTCAAAAAGCTAGATTTGATTAATCTGCAGAAGATCTACCTGTCCAGAAACCAGCTCATGCGAATACATGAAAAGGCCTTTAAAGGGCTTACTAATCTGGTGGAGTTGGACCTATCCGAGAACTCGTTAACCGCTGTACCGACGGAGACCTTTTCGGATTACCCAGCTTTGATGCGGTTGACACTCAGTGGGAACCCCATTCGTACTCTTCAAACCAATGCCTTCAAGCATCTGTCTTACCTAACCACATTAGAATTGAGCAATTGTCAAATCGATTTGATAGAAGACGAAGCTTTCATTGGCATGGACAATCTGGAATGGCTTCGGCTGGATGGAAATCGAATAACAACCATCCAAGGTAATCACGTTCTTCCGGAGAATCTTCACGGAATAAACCTGCAAGCCAACCGATGGCAATGTGATTGCAGACTGCTGGATATCCACACTTGGCTGAACAGCTTTAATGTTCCACAACGTCAAGAAGAGCCCAAGTGTTCCGGACCACTACGGTTGGCGGGTCAAATAATAAAAACTATCCAACCGGAAGACCTTGCTTGCTTACCCATCATCACACCGGACTCACTCTATCGCGAGATATCAGAAGGCCGCAACATGAGCCTCACATGCAAAATATCGGCCGTCCCTGAAGCCTCCGTATCTTGGTGGTTTCAGGGTCAACTCTTACagaatgatagccttttggcAAACAACCTTCATCTATACCACTACAGTGAAGATTTTGGCGATGAGAAGCGCAGTGAGCTGCTGATATACAACATCAGTCCCGAGGATAATGGAACGTTCTCCTGTATTGCTGAAAACTCCGCTGGACGGGTGCAAGCCAACTACACTTTGCATGTCATAGTGAAAGAAGAACCTGTAGTCGAGGAAGTTTCATTCTCGCAGGAACACTTTTTGATCATAGTTGCAGCTAGTGCGGCTACCGGGTTTCTTCTCTTTCTAACGCTGTGTATCATCATTTGTAAATGTAGTAAACGTAGTAGCAAGCGTATCTCGAATACAAAATCGCGTGGAAAATCAGGATCTGATACAATACCCAATAGCCAAAAATGTGCATCAATTACCAACGACATCGGTGAATCACTAACTTGTGCAAAAATAAATGGGACTGTCGCCATTAGCGAAAGTAATCCACAAGACGTAGTGCTTTATCTAAACACTGGGGCTAACTTAGAAAAGGCAGGTCTAGGCAGTTTGCAACTCGGCGGACAAGCACAGTTCTGCAGCCCACCATCTGCCCGAAGTTATCAAGATCAGAATCCAGACCTTATAAACGACGCCGAAAGTGGGAATAAAATCCGGGCTAGACCGGATGCAATCGACTCCGACGTTGGCGAGAAAGACTCTGACGAACAGAGTAGCGTTCAAGATGCCAGTAGTGAAGCAAGTTTCCAGCAAAGCTACTTCCAAACCCCGATGGGTATTCGACCGGTTGCACCAAGAATATCCGCTCTTTCAACACTGCCACGTGGAATCAACAAAGACATGTACCAACACCAAGTGGACATACACCTTAGCCCGGGATGCTTCCTGGATCAAAACGGTTATCCCGTCGATTTGAACGTGGTGGCCCAGGGAGGACCAACGGTGAACTACTATCGAACGTTACCGCACAATCGAGGTCAGAAAGGTCAACAGAATAAGGTCCGCTACTCAAACGATGCCGAGTTCATCACGCGAACATCACAAACCTATCAACTGTACGGTGTTCCCCCGGACGTACGGTATACGGCCGAAGGTTATCCTCAGCAACCGGGCGTCGACGCCTCCGGTACCAGTCAATTCCCGTCTCCACCGGAAGGCTACAAAGGTGAGCCACTTACCGTTCAGGGTGTGCAAGCGCTACCCTACATGAACCCACCGGCTGCGTTCTGTGTAGGTCCTTCAACGCCGCAGCAATGGCCGACGTTCCTACCAGGGTACCATCCCCATCAGCTGATACCAATCGCCGGTCAAGCGGGAGCCGATTTTAACCGATATTTACCTCCAGCGGGAATTGGCGGTGCCCCAGGCAGTAGCAGCCCTTCGCCAGCGTTACCACCGGTGCTGAAAAAGTGTGTCGGCGCCCAAACCGGGGACATGACGCTGGACAAGGATACCATCCCGGAGCAGCGCGAGGAGGAAGAGGAAGCCGAACACGAGAACGGTTCGAAGCTGAGGCACCTGACGGGTCCGCTGGCGGATAGTCCGGACGAGGGCTACGTCGGGGAGGGGCACGAGTCGACGGATATTTGA